Proteins co-encoded in one Ictalurus furcatus strain D&B chromosome 9, Billie_1.0, whole genome shotgun sequence genomic window:
- the LOC128612375 gene encoding adenylate kinase 7 isoform X2 codes for MAAETKKPSHPHPSKRVFINNVDKYTSKYIAEFLSSCVPGVAHVPDRSEDEEEKQSSQGRTFQIVGTVSGKTEEKSRFAVEEYTNLTREELFRHLMESDVVVYNVYNERTDQIEEASWAVSALHKDIDAFPGPKTFILISSVMTWALTKTLDADDPEVPFTEEDYRRRKPHGNFKDHIAVEKLVVKLGKSNQSQFSTYVVASGLQYGMGEQAFHFFFKTAWLGEEREVPVFGDGSNIVPAIHISDLARIVQNVIDRKPKPRYFLAVDESQNTIADIIRAIAVALGPGKTRNVPKEDVFLTEELTQAEIDHLFINLRMEAIFLADNFTINWVSKKGIVENIDHVVKEYKLTRGLLPVRICLLGPPAVGKSTVAEKICKHYKLQHVKLKETIAETLANLESRVRMEDGNEDDESQELLETLKRSMEENENGRLDEQYVLKIVKDKLKTKACRNQGFVLDGFPKTYNRAKELFSAEDDEATDERSTSVKIIPEFVFFLDATDKFLKERVLNLPESVVQRTSHSFDKFLPRLAAFRKNSSEDETVINYFDELEIHPERIEINADDPENIPVMEKVMESVGKVRNYGPDAKHLEEERRQAEIRLREEEEARQAEAKHRDEEDEERRAECWEEWSFH; via the exons atggCTGCCGAAACGAAGAAACCCTCTCACCCTCACCCATCCAAACGCGTTTTTATCAATAATGTAGACAAATATACCTCAAAATATATCGCAGAG TTTTTATCCTCGTGTGTTCCTGGAGTGGCCCATGTTCCCGACCGGTCAGAGGATGAGGAAGAAAAGCAATCATCCCAAGGACGCACTTTTCAGATCGTTGGAACCGTTTCGGGGAAAACCGAAGAGAAGTCCCGGTTTGCAGTAGAAGAATATACA AACTTAACACGTGAAGAGCTTTTCCGTCACCTGATGGAGTCGGACGTCGTCGTTTATAACGTTTACAACGAGCGTACCGATCAGATCGAAGAAGCCTCTTGGGCGGTCTCAG ctCTTCACAAGGACATCGATGCATTTCCTGGACCAAAGACGTTCATCTTGATCTCCTCGGTCATGACGTGGGCGCTGACTAAGACACTGGATGCA GATGATCCAGAGGTTCCTTTTACGGAAGAGGACTACAGGAGACGCAAACCGCACGGCAACTTTAAAGATCACATCGCTGTGGAGAAGCTTGTGGTTAAACTGGGAAAATCT AACCAGTCGCAGTTCTCGACTTACGTGGTTGCATCTGGACTGCAGTACGGAATGGGCGAGCAagcctttcatttctttttcaag ACAGCGTGGCTGGGAGAGGAACGGGAAGTGCCGGTCTTCGGAGACGGGTCCAACATCGTTCCTGCTATTCACATCAGTGATCTGGCACG gATTGTGCAGAACGTAATCGACCGTAAGCCGAAGCCGCGGTACTTTCTCGCAGTGGACGAATCACAGAACACCATTGCTGACATCATCAGA GCAATAGCAGTAGCGCTCGGGCCAGGAAAAACCCGAAACGTTCCGAAAGAGGACGTATTTCTCACAGAGGAATTGACG CAAGCAGAAATTGACCATTTGTTCATCAATCTTCGAATGGAAGCCATTTTCCTCGCAGACAATTTCACTATCAACTGGGTTTCAAAGAAAGGCATTGTCGAGAACATCGACCACGTCGTGAAGGAATACAAGCTCACCCGAGGCCTGCTG cctGTTCGCATCTGTCTCTTGGGACCTCCTGCGGTCGGGAAAAGCACCGTCGCTGAAAAGATATGCAAGCACTATAAACTGCAGCATGTAAAACTCAAAGAGACCATCGCGGAGACTCTCGCTAACCTG GAGTCGCGTGTCCGCATGGAAGACGGTAACGAGGACGACGAATCGCAGGAGCTTTTGGAGACACTGAAGAGGAGCATGGAAGAAAACGAAAATG GTCGGTTGGATGAGCAGTACGTTCTCAAAATCGTGAAGGACAAGCTGAAGACGAAAGCGTGCAGAAATCAAGGCTTTGTCCTGGACGGCTTTCCGAAGACGTACAATCGAGCTAAGGAGCTGTTTTCTG CCGAGGATGATGAAGCTACAGACGAGCGCTCGACCAGTGTCAAAATCATCCCAG agtttgtgTTCTTTCTGGATGCCACCGACAAGTTCCTGAAGGAACGTGTGCTGAACCTGCCTGAGAGCGTTGTGCAGAGAACGTCACACTCCTTCGATAAGTTTCTTCCACGACTGGCTGCGTTCAGAAAAAACAGTTCAGAGGATGAAACCGTGATAAACTACTTTGATGAGCTGGAGATTCACCCCGAGCGTATAG AGATCAACGCCGATGACCCAGAGAACATTCCGGTGATGGAGAAGGTGATGGAGAGCGTGGGGAAGGTCAGGAACTACGGTCCCGATGCAAAGCATTTGGAGGAGGAACGGAGGCAGGCGGAGATCAGGCtgagggaggaagaggaggcacGCCAGGCCGAAGCCAAGCACAGGGATGAAGAAGATGAGGAACGGAGAGCGGAGTGCTGGGAGGAATgg tctttccactag
- the LOC128612375 gene encoding adenylate kinase 7 isoform X1, with amino-acid sequence MAAETKKPSHPHPSKRVFINNVDKYTSKYIAEFLSSCVPGVAHVPDRSEDEEEKQSSQGRTFQIVGTVSGKTEEKSRFAVEEYTNLTREELFRHLMESDVVVYNVYNERTDQIEEASWAVSALHKDIDAFPGPKTFILISSVMTWALTKTLDADDPEVPFTEEDYRRRKPHGNFKDHIAVEKLVVKLGKSNQSQFSTYVVASGLQYGMGEQAFHFFFKTAWLGEEREVPVFGDGSNIVPAIHISDLARIVQNVIDRKPKPRYFLAVDESQNTIADIIRAIAVALGPGKTRNVPKEDVFLTEELTQAEIDHLFINLRMEAIFLADNFTINWVSKKGIVENIDHVVKEYKLTRGLLPVRICLLGPPAVGKSTVAEKICKHYKLQHVKLKETIAETLANLESRVRMEDGNEDDESQELLETLKRSMEENENGRLDEQYVLKIVKDKLKTKACRNQGFVLDGFPKTYNRAKELFSAEDDEATDERSTSVKIIPEFVFFLDATDKFLKERVLNLPESVVQRTSHSFDKFLPRLAAFRKNSSEDETVINYFDELEIHPERIEINADDPENIPVMEKVMESVGKVRNYGPDAKHLEEERRQAEIRLREEEEARQAEAKHRDEEDEERRAECWEEWNRCLQEVKQQEEELLMNEEESARQYLMSTVIPVLSQGLSELYRIQPNDPIDFLAEYLLNNNPEME; translated from the exons atggCTGCCGAAACGAAGAAACCCTCTCACCCTCACCCATCCAAACGCGTTTTTATCAATAATGTAGACAAATATACCTCAAAATATATCGCAGAG TTTTTATCCTCGTGTGTTCCTGGAGTGGCCCATGTTCCCGACCGGTCAGAGGATGAGGAAGAAAAGCAATCATCCCAAGGACGCACTTTTCAGATCGTTGGAACCGTTTCGGGGAAAACCGAAGAGAAGTCCCGGTTTGCAGTAGAAGAATATACA AACTTAACACGTGAAGAGCTTTTCCGTCACCTGATGGAGTCGGACGTCGTCGTTTATAACGTTTACAACGAGCGTACCGATCAGATCGAAGAAGCCTCTTGGGCGGTCTCAG ctCTTCACAAGGACATCGATGCATTTCCTGGACCAAAGACGTTCATCTTGATCTCCTCGGTCATGACGTGGGCGCTGACTAAGACACTGGATGCA GATGATCCAGAGGTTCCTTTTACGGAAGAGGACTACAGGAGACGCAAACCGCACGGCAACTTTAAAGATCACATCGCTGTGGAGAAGCTTGTGGTTAAACTGGGAAAATCT AACCAGTCGCAGTTCTCGACTTACGTGGTTGCATCTGGACTGCAGTACGGAATGGGCGAGCAagcctttcatttctttttcaag ACAGCGTGGCTGGGAGAGGAACGGGAAGTGCCGGTCTTCGGAGACGGGTCCAACATCGTTCCTGCTATTCACATCAGTGATCTGGCACG gATTGTGCAGAACGTAATCGACCGTAAGCCGAAGCCGCGGTACTTTCTCGCAGTGGACGAATCACAGAACACCATTGCTGACATCATCAGA GCAATAGCAGTAGCGCTCGGGCCAGGAAAAACCCGAAACGTTCCGAAAGAGGACGTATTTCTCACAGAGGAATTGACG CAAGCAGAAATTGACCATTTGTTCATCAATCTTCGAATGGAAGCCATTTTCCTCGCAGACAATTTCACTATCAACTGGGTTTCAAAGAAAGGCATTGTCGAGAACATCGACCACGTCGTGAAGGAATACAAGCTCACCCGAGGCCTGCTG cctGTTCGCATCTGTCTCTTGGGACCTCCTGCGGTCGGGAAAAGCACCGTCGCTGAAAAGATATGCAAGCACTATAAACTGCAGCATGTAAAACTCAAAGAGACCATCGCGGAGACTCTCGCTAACCTG GAGTCGCGTGTCCGCATGGAAGACGGTAACGAGGACGACGAATCGCAGGAGCTTTTGGAGACACTGAAGAGGAGCATGGAAGAAAACGAAAATG GTCGGTTGGATGAGCAGTACGTTCTCAAAATCGTGAAGGACAAGCTGAAGACGAAAGCGTGCAGAAATCAAGGCTTTGTCCTGGACGGCTTTCCGAAGACGTACAATCGAGCTAAGGAGCTGTTTTCTG CCGAGGATGATGAAGCTACAGACGAGCGCTCGACCAGTGTCAAAATCATCCCAG agtttgtgTTCTTTCTGGATGCCACCGACAAGTTCCTGAAGGAACGTGTGCTGAACCTGCCTGAGAGCGTTGTGCAGAGAACGTCACACTCCTTCGATAAGTTTCTTCCACGACTGGCTGCGTTCAGAAAAAACAGTTCAGAGGATGAAACCGTGATAAACTACTTTGATGAGCTGGAGATTCACCCCGAGCGTATAG AGATCAACGCCGATGACCCAGAGAACATTCCGGTGATGGAGAAGGTGATGGAGAGCGTGGGGAAGGTCAGGAACTACGGTCCCGATGCAAAGCATTTGGAGGAGGAACGGAGGCAGGCGGAGATCAGGCtgagggaggaagaggaggcacGCCAGGCCGAAGCCAAGCACAGGGATGAAGAAGATGAGGAACGGAGAGCGGAGTGCTGGGAGGAATgg aatCGGTGCCTACAAGAAGTGAAGCAACAGGAAGAGGAGCTGTTAATGAATGAAGAAGAATCTGCCAGGCAGTATCTGATGTCCACCGTGATACCCGTTCTGTCTCAAGGCCTGTCTGAGTTATACAGAATCCAACCAAACGACCCAATCGACTTCCTG GCTGAATATCTCCTCAACAACAACCCAGAAATGGAATAA